The genomic DNA TCACTGTCCCGCTTGCTGGGGTTAGTCCAAGTATGGCGCGACCGGTCTGGCTCTTGCCGGACCCGCTTTCGCCCACGATCCCCAGCCGCTCGCGGCCCAGCGTAAATGATACGTCGCGAACGACCCGCACGGGCCCGTCGCGGGACGGAAAGGCGACGTTCAGCCCTTCCACTTGAAGCATGTCGGTCATGTCTCGCCTTTCGGGTCCAGCACGTCGCGCAGACCGTCGCCCAGCAGGTTGAAGCCCAGCGAGACGACGAAGATCGCGATGCCCGGCATGGTTGCGACCCACCAGAAGTCGATCATAAATCGACGTCCTGCGGCGATCATCGCGCCCCATTCCGGCTGCGGCGGTTGCGCGCCAAGGCCGAGGAACCCGAGGCCAGCAGCGGTCAGGATGATCCCCGCCATGTCGAGCGTGACGCGGACGATCACGGAGCTCAGGCATAGCGGCACCACGTGCCCCCAGATGATCCGCGCCGACCCGGCCCCCTGCAAGCGGATCGCCGCGATGTAGTCGGCGTCACGGATCTGCATGGTCTCGGCGCGGGCTAGACGCGCGTAGGGTGGCCAGCTAGTGATCGCGATGGCGATGATCGCATTCTCGATCCCCGGTCCCAAGGCCGCGACGAAGGCGAGTGCAAGAATCAGGCGCGGGAAGGCGAGGAAGATGTCGGTAATCCGCATCAGCACCACATCGACCCAGCCGCCGAAATACCCGGCAGTCGTTCCTACGGCCAAGCCGATCGGCGTCGCGATCACGGCCACCAGCGCCACGACCATCAACGTCAGCCGAGAGCCGTGCACGATCCGGCTGAAGATGTCGCGCGCCTGATCGTCGGTTCCCATCAGATGCGCCCACGACGGCGGCAGCAGGCGTTCGGTCCGCAGATCGCCGCCGACAATGGGATTGTAGGGGGCGATGACGTTGGCGAAGATCGCCATCAGGATCAGCACCACGACGATGCCCAGACCGACCATCGCCAGCTTGTTACGACGCAGCTGCGACCACGTCCGGTAGGCCTGTCCCAGACGGGCCTGACGGCGGGACGCCGGGCGGTCTGACAGCAGCCAGTCGCGGGTGGAGACGTCACTCATGTCCGCCGCCTGACGCGCGGGTCGAGCACGGTGTAAAGAAGATCGCTCAAAAGGTTCAGTCCCACGAAGATGATGCCGATAACCAGCGTACCGCCCAGCACCGCGTTCATATCGGCGTTCTGCAAGCTGTTGGTCAGGTATTGCCCAAGGCCGGGCCAGGCAAAGACGGTCTCGGTCAGCACGGAACCCTCCAACAGGCCCGCGTAGGACAGGGCGATTACGGTCACCAGCGGCACGGCGGCGTTGCGCAGGGCGTGGACCCAGATGATCCGCCATTCGGGCACGCCCTTGACCCGGGCGGCGATGATGTATTCCTGACCCAGCTCTGCCAGCATGAAGGACCGCGTCATGCGGCTGATGTAGGCCATCGAGAAATAACCCAGCAGCGTCGCGGGCAGCGCCAGATGTGCCACCACGTTACGGAAGGCGTCCCACTGGCCCTGCATCGCGGTGTCGAACAGCAGAATGCCCGTCGTCTGGGTGAAGTTGTATTCATAGGCGATGTCGATACGCCCCGGTCCCGCGACCCACTGCAGCTTGGCATAGAACACCAGCAGGCCCAGCAGCCCCAGCCAGAAGATCGGCGCCGAATAGCCGACAAGGCCCACGACGCGGATCACCTGATCCGGCAACTTGCCCTGCCGCACGGCACCCCAGACGCCGAGCGGCACACCGAACAGGGTGCCGAGGATGATGCCGGCGGTCGCCAGTTCCAACGTGGCTGGAAAGACGCGCCTGATATCCTCGATAATGGGTTTCTTGGTCAGGACGGATGTGCCCAGATCGCCGGACAGCGCCTGCTGCAGATAGATCCAGAACTGCTGATACAGCGGCTTGTCCAGCCCAAGGGCGATATAAGCCGCATCATAGGTGGATTTCGACGCCCGGTCGCCCACGACGGCCAGCACCGGATCGACGGGCACGACGCGCCCGATCAGAAAGGTCACGACCAGCAGGCCCAGAAAGGTGATCGCAACGGTGGCGACCAGCTTTCCGGCCTTCAGACCGAGCAGAGGAAGGGCGCCCCAGCGCCCTCCCTCGTTGGCAGGCGAGACGCTCATTCCGTTTTGGTCACTTCACGGAAGGAGTTGTCGTTGAACGATGGCCCGATGATGAAGCCGTCGACGTTCTTGCGCAGGCCCAGAACCTCGATCTCCTGGAACATGAATGACGAAGGGGGAATTCTCCTCCACCTCTTTCTGCATGACCTGATACATCTCGGCACGCTTGGCGGAATCGGGCTCCAGCACGGCAGCATCGGCCTCGGCGGTCAGCTCGGGGATATCCCAGGCGTTGCGCCAGGCCAGCGGCTTGGACGCCGCATCGTCAGAGTTGTCGGGGTTGCGCGCGAAGGTGTCGGCGTTGGTGTGCGGGTCCTGATAGTCCGGCCCCCAGCGCCCGATATAGATATCGTGGCTGCGGGCGCGATACTTGGTCAGCGTCTGCTGGCCGTCGCCGGGGATGATCTCCAACGTGATGCCGGCCTGCGCCATGGTCTGCTGGATGGCTTCGGCGATCGCTGTGATTTCCGGCGTGTTGCGGGTGTCCATGGTCACGGTGAAACCGTCTGCATAACCGGCCTCTGCCAGCAGCGACTTCGCCTTTTCCACGTCAAGGGCATAGGGGTTGTCGTCCAGCGCACCAAGGAAGCCTTCGGGCAGGAACGCCTGATGGACCTTGACCTTGCCATTCATGATCGTGTCGGCAATCGCCTGATAATCCACAAGGTATTTCATCGCCTCGGCGACCTTGGGGTTCTTCAGGTATTCGTTCTTCTGGTTCAGACCCATGTAATAGATCGAGCCCTTGATGCCGTCCTCGATCTTGATGTCGGGGCTGTCGGCCAGTGCCACGATCTCTTCGGCGCCCAGGTTGCGGGCGATGTCGATGTCGCCCTGCTCTAGCAGCAGGCGCTGGGTGGATCCTTCGGGGATGTTGCGATAGATCGCGCGGGCCATGGCGGGCGCGTCACCGGAGTAGTTGTCGTTGCGCTCCATCACGACGACCTCGTTGGCGCGCCATTCGCGGATCGTGAAGGGGCCGGAGCCTGCGTAGTTCGTCTTCAGCCACGCATAGCCGAAATCGCCGTCGGCTTCGTGGCTTGCGACCAGGTCCTTGTCCACGACAAAGCCCACGGTCGCCGTCAGGCAATAAAGCAGCAGGGTCGGGGCATAGGCCTTGTCCATCTCCAGCTCGAAGGTCATGTCGCCGGTCTGGCGCACCATCTGGTCGACATTGTCGGCTGACAATCCGAACTGCGTCAGGATGAACGCTGGCGACTTGTCCAGCTTGACCGCGCGCTGGATCGAATAGACCGGATCGGCGGCGGTGATCGGGTTACCAGAGGCGAACGTCATGTCCGGTTTGATGGTGAAAGTGAAGGTCTTGCCGTCCTCGGACACCTCCCACTTTTCGGCGATCACGCCGAAGATGTTGGATACGTCGTTCACGTCATAACCGACCAGCGGCTGGTAGCTGTTTCCGAGGATCTCGGAGGCGGTGAATTCGAACACCTCTGCGGGATCGAGAGAGATGATGTCATCGAGTTGCCACGCCTGAATCAGCGTATCGGGCGGCGTTTCCGCCATCACCGGGGCGCTGGACAGGCCGAAGGTCGCGCTGACCATCGCGGCAGCGACAAGTTTCGTGAAATGGGTCATGTTGTTTTCCCTGTTGGTAAGGTGAACGGGCCTGCATCCTTGTCCGGCCGGACGCTTTGGCACCTGTGACCGCAGTAGGCGCAGGCATCACAGAACTGTCAAGACGGTCACAGCGCCCTTTGGTCAGATACCCTGACGCAATTTCAGACGGCCCATAAAGGGTGCGCTTTCGCTTTTTCGCCGGTCATGTAGGATCACCCGACACCACCGAAAGGCCCGCCCATGCCAGACCTGCGCAACCCCGACGCCCTGACCCGGATGCGTGCCGATTTCGACCGGCAGGGCATCATGGCGACGCTGGGCGTCACCGTGGCAGAGGTTGTGCCGGGCCGCGTTACCCTGACCCTGCCGTTCAGGCCTGACCTGACGCAGCACCACGGCTTTCTGCACGCCGGCGTTCTGACGACGGCGATGGACAGCGCCGCGGGCTTTGCCGCCTTTACCCTGATGGACGCCGATGCAGAGGTATTGACCGCAGAGTTCAAGGCCAGCTTTCTGGCCCCCGCGCGGGGTCAGACATTCCGCATTGTCGGCGACGTCCTCCGGTCCGGGCGCACCCTGACCTTTACCGAAGCACGTGCCTACGCCGACGACACCGATACCGTCATCGCGACCCTCTCGGCCACGATGATGGCCGTGCGCAACCCCGGTCTGCGGGGCTGACGCCACGGGTTGCGTGTGGCATTGCAATGCGCCGGCACTGGACGGCGACGTGACTTAGGCGGATTCCGGCTCGGTCTGCGTCGCTGACAGCCGGGCCATGGTGGCAAGATACGTGTCCGTCCAGTGACCGACACTTTCCTTCATCACACCTTTCAGCAGCACCGCATGACGCTCGCGGCGTTCTTCAAGGGGCATGGCGAGTGCGGTACGCAGCGCCTCGGCCATCTCTCCGATGTCGTAGGGGTTCACGATCAGGGCCGCCGCCATCTGCTCTGCGGCACCGGCGAATTGCGACAGGATCAGCACGCCGGGATCGTCGGGATCCTGTGCCGCGACATATTCCTTGGCGACAAGGTTCATGCCATCGCAGAACGGCGTGACGAACCCGACATCCGCGGCACGATACAGCGACGCCAGCGTGTCGCGCGGAATGCCGCGATGGATATAGCGGATCGGGGTCCAGTCCAGATCGGAGTGCAGACCGTTCACCTTGCCGGTGATCCGTTCCATCTCGCTGCGGATGTTCTGGTAGGCTGCGACCTCCTCTCGGGTCGGCGGCGCGATCTGCAGCAAGGACGCGCGCGGATTGTCGTCACGCCGCGCCTCAAGGTAGCGGCCGAAGGCGCGCAGGCGGTTGTCCAGCCCCTTGGAATAATCCAGCCGGTCCACGCCGATCACCAACCGCTCATCCGGCGCGAGACTAAGCAGATCGCGCCCGCTCCCTCGCGTGGCCTCTGCGGCAAAGGCCGCGGCGTCGATCCCAATCGGAAAGCTGCGAATCTCGAATCCGCGGTTGCGGTAACGCAGCGATCCGTCGCGCAACTGCTCTGCCCCGGCCAGGCTGCGATACATTTCCAGCGCGGCGGCGACGTCGCGCTGCGTCTGCAAACCGACAAGGTCGAAGCTGGCGATCCACTGGGGAAAGATGTCGTGTTCCGGCAGGGCCATCAGGTCGTGAACGGCCGGGAAGGGGATATGGTGAAAATAGCCCAGCGTCGCGGTCACACCTTCGGCGCGCAGACAGGCGGCCAGCGGCAAGAAGTGATAATCGTGGATCCAGACCTGATCGTCGGGCTGCAGATCGCGCGCCATCATCTTTGCCAGACGGCGGTTCACACCCAAATAGCTTTCGAAATCGCCGCCATTCAGCGCCATCAGATCGGCGCGGCGGTGACACAGGGGCCACAGCACCGAATTGGCGTAGCCCAGGTAATAACCCTCATGCTCGGCCTGCGTCAGATCGAAGGTGCGCATGTCATAGCTGTCGCCGGGCACGTCTGTCAGCGTATCGTCAGCGGTCGCCGTGATTTCACCGGACGTGCCGTACCAGATGCCGCCTTGTGTTGTCAGGCATTCGTGCAACGCCACGACCAGCCCGCCAGCCGGCGGGCCGTCAGAGGGGACTCGGTTCGAGACGACGATCAGGCGCCCGGTCATGCGGCACCTTGCGCGGTCAAGTCCTGCAGCAGACGCCGCACCGCTGCGGGATCGGGCAGGCGGTAAGCGGCACAGGTGTCGCCGTCGCCCACGCGAATGCTGAAACCGCCCCGTTCATTTGCGACGACCATCGCCTCTTCATCGGTGACGTCGTCGCCGATGACGGTGGGACGGATGCCCTTTGGCTGATCGTCCATGACCCTGCGCACCGCCCCCGCCTTGCTGGCATCGGCGGGCCGGATCTCATAGGCCATCTTCGAGGTGTGGAGCTCCATCCCATCGGCCGCATCCGCAATGCCTTGGGCGGCGACAAGGGCGTCATTCGCCGCATCGGGCGCGCCGCGATAATGAATGACGGCCCCGGTATCCTTGGTTTCCAGCGTCAGACCGGCGACTGCGGCAACGTCCTTGCGCGCCCGCGTCTGGACATCTGCAACGACTTTGCTGCCGACCAGCGCGTGGCGCGCCAATGTGCCGTTGCGCCGCGCCTCTGCCCCATGTGCACCGAAGATATCGCCGGGAAAGTCAGGCAAAAACCGCTCCAGCGTCGCAATTTCGCGACCGGACACGAGGGCCAACCGCCCGTCAAGACGGCGATGCAGACGCGACAAAAGCTCGGACAGATCGGCCGGCACCGTGATGCCATCCGGCGTCGGTGCCAGTTCGACCAATGTCCCGTCGAAGTCGAGGAAGAGGTAGATGTCGTCGGTCGTCAGATTGCTTAATATGTCGGCGCTCTCTGTCATTCCGCCGCCAGAGCGCAGGCCAGTTCCGCCGCGCGGGCGTTTGCCGCCCCCAGCAAACCCGCGTGCGATCCGCAATCGTGGCGCGACCCGGAAAACCGGAATCCGGACAGCGCCAAGTCCCGCGCATCGGCGGCAATCGCGTCGGTCAGCTGGTATTCGCCGCCTGCACCGGGTTCCAGTGCGCGAAGCGCATCAAAGATTCGCGTATCAAGAATGTAGCGGCCCACTGCGGCCAATCGCGAAGGTGCGACGTCTGGTGAGGGCTTTTCCACCAGTTCGGACGCCTGTACGATCCGGCCGACCGATGCATCGGCCAAGGGCCGGAATATGCCGTATTTCGATACGTCCTGCTCTGGCACATCCATGGCCGCGATCATGTGACCGGCCTCGTAGGCTTCTGCCATCTCTGGCAGGCAGGACCGCCCGAGGATGACGTCATCGGGCAGGATCACGCCGAAAGCGTCGCCGCGCACATGGTCAGCGGCCATCAGCACAGCATGACCCAGCCCCAGCGGTTCTTCCTGATCGACAAAGATTACTTCGACATCCCGCCCGAGCGTGATGTCCTCGAGCGCGTGCGCCAGTTGCGCCTTGCCGTCGTTTTTCAGCACGCCCAACAGCTCTGCATCGGGCTGAAGATATTCATTGATGGCCCGTTTGGACGCATGGGTGATGAACACAAGGCGCTTGGCACCGGCGGCAAGGGCCTCATCGACTGCGAACTGCAGGATCGGCTTGTCGTAGACCGGCAGCAGCTCTTTCGGCACCGACTTTGTCACCGGCAGGAGGCGGGTTCCGCGACCGGCAACCGGAAAGACGACGGTATCCAAGACTGGCATGTGATGATCTCCTGAAAGTGATGCTGCACTTGCATAACACCTGCGAGCGGCATCTGTTCCAGCCGCGTATTTGAATCCAGCGCAGGCGCAGGCGATTTGCCGCGCAACTGGGCGATGTGTCGGAAATTCCAGCAACCTGAGGATGGCAAAGGACCGCTGCCGCCTGCGGGCAAGAGGCGCGTGGCCCCTGTGGGTGCTGTCCAAGATGATCGCAACCCTGCCGATCAGTCCAGATTCGCCTATCCGAACGGGTCATCCGCCCCATTTGCGGCACTAAAACTCCCCAAAAGGTTCCACGTCGGCAACGCGAAACGGTATCACATGACGGATGCCGGATCGTCGTCACCTTGAAAAATCAGCGCGATGTCCTGTGCGTTCAGCACTTTCCACTGACCAGGCGCAATATCATCGGGCAGAGACAGACCGCCCAAGGCTTCACGGTGCAGGGCCGCGACGTGGTTGCCCGTGGCCGCGAACATGCGGCGCACCTGATGATACCGCCCCTCGGTCACGGAAAGCAGGGCTTCAGTGTCCGAGATCACCTGAAGATCAGCCGGCGCCAACGGCTTGTCCTCATTCTGCAGCATGAATGCGCCAGAGGCAAAGAGCGCCGCTTCGGTGCCGTCAAGCGGCCGGACCAGCGTCGCGCGATAGGTTTTGGTCACGTGATGCTTGGGACTGATGATGCGGTGCAGCAGGTCGCCGTCATCGGTCAGCAACAGCAGTCCCGAGGTCTGTCTGTCCAGACGGCCGATGGTCGAGATGGTCGGTGTACGCGCACGCCAGCGCTGTGGCAGAAGATCATAGACCAGCGCACCATCCTCCTTGTGGGAACACGTCACGCCCAAAGGCTTGTTCATGAGGATGACCAGCCCCGCGAGGGGATCGAGCGGTTCGCCCCGGACGGTCATGCGCGCCGGCAGATCAGACGTGACGGGAATGCGTGATGTAACATCCCGAAGCGCAGCGCCATCAAGCGTGATACCGCCCGCGCGTCCCATACGCGCCACATCATTGCGCGACCCATAGCCAAGAGACGACAAAAGCCTGTCGACACGCGAGGTCAGGACCTTGGACATTCGCACCCCCGCTGAAACCGGCCTAACCTATACCAGTCATTCGTCCGCAAAGCAGCACTCGGTCGGCACCCCGGCGGACGTGACCGACGCAGCACCGTTCATGCCGGTCGCGGATTCAGATCAGGCGGCCTTTTCCAGGCCGAAGGCATCGTGCAAGGCCTGCACGGCCAGTTCGACGTACTTGCGGTCGATCAGCACGCTGATCTTGATTTCCGACGTCGTGATCACCTTTATGTTGATCCCTTCGTCACGCAGCGTGGCGAACATCTTGGCGGCGACGCCCGCGTGGCTGCGCATGCCTATGCCGACAATGCTGACCTTGGCGACGCCTTCGTCGGCAACCAGATCGTGGAAATTGATCGACCCGTCGGCTTTCGCCTCTTCCATCGCCTTCTGCGCGCGCATCACCTGATCGACGGGGCAGGAAAAGGTCATGTCCGTGCGACCCTCTTCGCTGATGTTCTGCACGATCATGTCGACGTTGACGCCGGCGGTCGCCAGCGGGCCGAAGATCGCGGCGGCGATGCCGGGCCGGTCGGCGACCGAGATCAGCGTCATCT from Loktanella sp. M215 includes the following:
- the otsB gene encoding trehalose-phosphatase, whose translation is MTESADILSNLTTDDIYLFLDFDGTLVELAPTPDGITVPADLSELLSRLHRRLDGRLALVSGREIATLERFLPDFPGDIFGAHGAEARRNGTLARHALVGSKVVADVQTRARKDVAAVAGLTLETKDTGAVIHYRGAPDAANDALVAAQGIADAADGMELHTSKMAYEIRPADASKAGAVRRVMDDQPKGIRPTVIGDDVTDEEAMVVANERGGFSIRVGDGDTCAAYRLPDPAAVRRLLQDLTAQGAA
- a CDS encoding ABC transporter permease, which translates into the protein MSDVSTRDWLLSDRPASRRQARLGQAYRTWSQLRRNKLAMVGLGIVVVLILMAIFANVIAPYNPIVGGDLRTERLLPPSWAHLMGTDDQARDIFSRIVHGSRLTLMVVALVAVIATPIGLAVGTTAGYFGGWVDVVLMRITDIFLAFPRLILALAFVAALGPGIENAIIAIAITSWPPYARLARAETMQIRDADYIAAIRLQGAGSARIIWGHVVPLCLSSVIVRVTLDMAGIILTAAGLGFLGLGAQPPQPEWGAMIAAGRRFMIDFWWVATMPGIAIFVVSLGFNLLGDGLRDVLDPKGET
- a CDS encoding alpha,alpha-trehalose-phosphate synthase (UDP-forming), producing the protein MTGRLIVVSNRVPSDGPPAGGLVVALHECLTTQGGIWYGTSGEITATADDTLTDVPGDSYDMRTFDLTQAEHEGYYLGYANSVLWPLCHRRADLMALNGGDFESYLGVNRRLAKMMARDLQPDDQVWIHDYHFLPLAACLRAEGVTATLGYFHHIPFPAVHDLMALPEHDIFPQWIASFDLVGLQTQRDVAAALEMYRSLAGAEQLRDGSLRYRNRGFEIRSFPIGIDAAAFAAEATRGSGRDLLSLAPDERLVIGVDRLDYSKGLDNRLRAFGRYLEARRDDNPRASLLQIAPPTREEVAAYQNIRSEMERITGKVNGLHSDLDWTPIRYIHRGIPRDTLASLYRAADVGFVTPFCDGMNLVAKEYVAAQDPDDPGVLILSQFAGAAEQMAAALIVNPYDIGEMAEALRTALAMPLEERRERHAVLLKGVMKESVGHWTDTYLATMARLSATQTEPESA
- a CDS encoding pseudouridine synthase, with protein sequence MSKVLTSRVDRLLSSLGYGSRNDVARMGRAGGITLDGAALRDVTSRIPVTSDLPARMTVRGEPLDPLAGLVILMNKPLGVTCSHKEDGALVYDLLPQRWRARTPTISTIGRLDRQTSGLLLLTDDGDLLHRIISPKHHVTKTYRATLVRPLDGTEAALFASGAFMLQNEDKPLAPADLQVISDTEALLSVTEGRYHQVRRMFAATGNHVAALHREALGGLSLPDDIAPGQWKVLNAQDIALIFQGDDDPASVM
- a CDS encoding ABC transporter permease; the protein is MSVSPANEGGRWGALPLLGLKAGKLVATVAITFLGLLVVTFLIGRVVPVDPVLAVVGDRASKSTYDAAYIALGLDKPLYQQFWIYLQQALSGDLGTSVLTKKPIIEDIRRVFPATLELATAGIILGTLFGVPLGVWGAVRQGKLPDQVIRVVGLVGYSAPIFWLGLLGLLVFYAKLQWVAGPGRIDIAYEYNFTQTTGILLFDTAMQGQWDAFRNVVAHLALPATLLGYFSMAYISRMTRSFMLAELGQEYIIAARVKGVPEWRIIWVHALRNAAVPLVTVIALSYAGLLEGSVLTETVFAWPGLGQYLTNSLQNADMNAVLGGTLVIGIIFVGLNLLSDLLYTVLDPRVRRRT
- a CDS encoding UTP--glucose-1-phosphate uridylyltransferase; this encodes MPVLDTVVFPVAGRGTRLLPVTKSVPKELLPVYDKPILQFAVDEALAAGAKRLVFITHASKRAINEYLQPDAELLGVLKNDGKAQLAHALEDITLGRDVEVIFVDQEEPLGLGHAVLMAADHVRGDAFGVILPDDVILGRSCLPEMAEAYEAGHMIAAMDVPEQDVSKYGIFRPLADASVGRIVQASELVEKPSPDVAPSRLAAVGRYILDTRIFDALRALEPGAGGEYQLTDAIAADARDLALSGFRFSGSRHDCGSHAGLLGAANARAAELACALAAE
- a CDS encoding PaaI family thioesterase; translation: MPDLRNPDALTRMRADFDRQGIMATLGVTVAEVVPGRVTLTLPFRPDLTQHHGFLHAGVLTTAMDSAAGFAAFTLMDADAEVLTAEFKASFLAPARGQTFRIVGDVLRSGRTLTFTEARAYADDTDTVIATLSATMMAVRNPGLRG
- a CDS encoding ABC transporter substrate-binding protein, with the translated sequence MTHFTKLVAAAMVSATFGLSSAPVMAETPPDTLIQAWQLDDIISLDPAEVFEFTASEILGNSYQPLVGYDVNDVSNIFGVIAEKWEVSEDGKTFTFTIKPDMTFASGNPITAADPVYSIQRAVKLDKSPAFILTQFGLSADNVDQMVRQTGDMTFELEMDKAYAPTLLLYCLTATVGFVVDKDLVASHEADGDFGYAWLKTNYAGSGPFTIREWRANEVVVMERNDNYSGDAPAMARAIYRNIPEGSTQRLLLEQGDIDIARNLGAEEIVALADSPDIKIEDGIKGSIYYMGLNQKNEYLKNPKVAEAMKYLVDYQAIADTIMNGKVKVHQAFLPEGFLGALDDNPYALDVEKAKSLLAEAGYADGFTVTMDTRNTPEITAIAEAIQQTMAQAGITLEIIPGDGQQTLTKYRARSHDIYIGRWGPDYQDPHTNADTFARNPDNSDDAASKPLAWRNAWDIPELTAEADAAVLEPDSAKRAEMYQVMQKEVEENSPFVIHVPGDRGSGPAQERRRLHHRAIVQRQLLP